One genomic window of Boudabousia tangfeifanii includes the following:
- the recF gene encoding DNA replication/repair protein RecF (All proteins in this family for which functions are known are DNA-binding proteins that assist the filamentation of RecA onto DNA for the initiation of recombination or recombinational repair.) yields MALDDFRSYRQIVATLVPGVNVLSGPNGQGKTNFVEAISYLANLSSHRVGAESALVRANPDGTKANAAVIRLKVCQGERERILELEIVSSKPNRARINRTAVRPRELAYELKTVIFAPEDLQLVRAEPALRRKFLDEGVAAWRPTLSQLKTDYEKVLRQRGALLKDLKSGRADSYAQSTLEVWNGQLATLGAQLTIARENLVAQLLAPTQKAHNKIASQGREIFLAYQRQVDKTIAPEKEIEETRDLAQRLQAAMAQREREEIARGVNLIGPHRDDLEIKLDHLPVRGFASHGESWSVALALKLGLYEVLGGQSEDRSERPVLILDDVFAELDSYRRAALAEIISGAEQVLITTAEASELPESLDAHHISVRRDPQAGSIFLETETLPVDGPVEETKTEATGEQGSAS; encoded by the coding sequence GTGGCCCTAGACGATTTTCGCTCCTACCGGCAGATCGTAGCCACCCTAGTTCCCGGAGTAAATGTGCTCTCGGGACCAAACGGGCAAGGTAAAACCAATTTCGTAGAAGCGATCTCTTACCTGGCAAACCTGTCATCACATCGAGTAGGAGCGGAAAGCGCCCTCGTGCGGGCAAACCCCGATGGCACCAAAGCTAATGCGGCCGTCATTCGCCTAAAAGTGTGCCAAGGAGAGCGCGAACGCATTCTCGAACTAGAGATTGTGTCGTCAAAACCAAATCGGGCCCGGATCAACCGCACCGCCGTGCGGCCACGCGAACTCGCCTACGAACTAAAAACCGTAATCTTTGCCCCCGAAGATCTACAACTAGTTCGGGCTGAACCAGCATTGCGACGCAAATTCCTCGACGAAGGTGTGGCTGCCTGGCGTCCCACCCTTAGCCAACTAAAAACCGATTACGAAAAGGTGCTGCGTCAACGCGGGGCCCTACTTAAAGACCTCAAAAGTGGACGCGCTGACTCCTACGCCCAGTCCACCCTAGAAGTTTGGAATGGACAACTCGCGACTCTAGGGGCACAACTGACCATAGCGCGCGAAAATCTGGTCGCACAACTACTGGCACCTACCCAAAAGGCGCACAATAAAATCGCTAGTCAAGGACGCGAAATTTTCTTGGCCTATCAGCGACAAGTTGACAAAACTATTGCCCCAGAAAAAGAGATCGAAGAAACTCGCGACCTAGCGCAAAGATTGCAAGCCGCGATGGCACAGCGTGAACGAGAAGAAATTGCTCGCGGAGTAAACCTTATCGGACCACATCGTGACGACCTCGAAATCAAACTCGACCACCTGCCTGTACGCGGTTTTGCCTCTCATGGGGAAAGCTGGTCGGTAGCTTTGGCCCTAAAACTTGGGCTTTATGAGGTACTCGGCGGACAATCCGAGGATCGCAGCGAAAGGCCAGTCCTGATTCTAGATGACGTCTTTGCCGAACTAGATTCATATCGACGAGCAGCTTTAGCCGAAATTATTTCGGGGGCAGAACAGGTACTGATTACAACCGCTGAAGCCAGTGAACTCCCAGAAAGTTTGGACGCTCACCATATTTCTGTCAGACGCGATCCACAAGCCGGTTCTATTTTTCTTGAAACTGAAACACTACCCGTAGACGGACCCGTTGAGGAAACCAAAACTGAAGCTACCGGTGAACAAGGAAGTGCCTCGTGA
- the dnaN gene encoding DNA polymerase III subunit beta, whose protein sequence is MQFSVDRSVLVEAISWSTRAVPQRPPVAILSGLHLQAANGVLTISAFDYETSVKVEVPASIDEPGDVLVSGRMLAEMVKALPNRPVEFTKVDEKSLSLVCGTANFNLATMPVGDYPTLPAFPELCGSVEASELSNAVKQVSIAASKDDTLPLLTGVMVEIDGDNITLLATDRYRLAQRDLKWKPADPSFSTKALVRAKILSDVANTITSAGDISLALSAGNGTGTNDIVGFTAGERSTTSNLMSGEYPPVRRLFPTETLTYAVIDRQGLIDATKRMKLVADRNTPVRLHFTEEGLTLNASNNEEAQGSDFLQVSLRGEEITTAFNPNYLLEGLQAINTPYVRISFTQPTKPAVLHGQEKIDGEVAEDFRYLLMPIRYGV, encoded by the coding sequence GTGCAGTTCTCAGTGGATCGCAGTGTTTTGGTAGAAGCGATTAGTTGGAGTACCCGGGCGGTACCTCAGCGTCCTCCGGTAGCAATCCTGTCGGGCCTGCATCTTCAAGCTGCTAATGGTGTCTTGACCATCAGCGCCTTCGACTACGAAACTTCTGTCAAGGTTGAAGTTCCTGCTTCCATCGATGAACCAGGTGACGTCCTCGTTTCGGGTCGTATGCTCGCGGAAATGGTTAAGGCACTACCTAACCGCCCAGTTGAGTTCACTAAGGTGGATGAAAAGAGCCTTTCTTTGGTTTGTGGCACTGCAAACTTCAACCTTGCCACCATGCCAGTGGGCGATTACCCAACCTTGCCGGCCTTCCCAGAACTATGCGGTTCAGTAGAAGCCAGCGAACTATCGAATGCAGTTAAGCAGGTTTCAATTGCCGCTTCGAAGGATGACACCTTGCCATTGCTAACTGGTGTCATGGTAGAAATCGATGGCGACAACATCACTTTGCTAGCCACTGACCGTTACCGTCTCGCTCAGCGCGATCTCAAGTGGAAGCCAGCTGATCCAAGCTTCAGCACCAAGGCGCTAGTGCGTGCCAAGATTCTTTCTGACGTAGCTAATACCATCACCTCGGCGGGCGATATCTCCTTGGCACTTAGTGCTGGTAATGGGACCGGCACTAACGACATTGTCGGTTTTACTGCTGGGGAACGTTCGACCACCTCGAACCTCATGTCTGGCGAATACCCACCAGTACGTCGTCTGTTCCCAACCGAAACTTTGACCTACGCCGTTATTGACCGCCAGGGACTAATCGACGCCACCAAGCGTATGAAGCTCGTGGCCGACCGCAACACCCCAGTACGTTTGCACTTTACTGAAGAAGGTTTGACTCTAAACGCTTCCAATAACGAAGAAGCTCAGGGTAGCGACTTCCTACAGGTATCCCTTCGTGGCGAAGAAATCACTACCGCCTTCAACCCGAACTACTTGCTAGAAGGCCTCCAGGCGATTAACACCCCGTACGTGCGTATTTCCTTCACCCAGCCCACCAAGCCGGCAGTGCTTCACGGTCAAGAAAAGATTGACGGGGAAGTAGCTGAAGACTTCCGCTACTTGCTAATGCCAATTCGCTACGGCGTCTAA